GTCGACGACGGCACCGTCGACCTGGGCGCCGTCGACCTCGGCACCGCCTCCGGTGCCGACTCCGAGAACGGGAACACCCCGCGTGAGTCCGGCGGCTAACGAGCTCGGCGGGGCCACCAGCCCCTACCTGCGCCAGCACGCCGACAATCCGGTGGCATGGCGGCAGTGGACGCCCGAGGCGCTGGCCGAGGCCGCCGAGCGTGACGTGCCGATTCTGCTGTCGATCGGCTACGCGGCGTGCCACTGGTGCCATGTCATGGCCCACGAATCGTTCGAGGACGACGAGGTTGCGGCCGCGGCGAACGCCGACTTCGTGTGCATCAAGGTCGACCGCGAGGAGCGGCCCGACCTGGATGCGGTGTACATGAACGCCACCGTCGCGCTGACCGGTCAGGGCGGTTGGCCGATGACGTGCTTCCTCACCCCCGACGGCCGGCCGTTCTTCTGCGGCACCTACTACCCGAAGCCCAACTTCCTGCAACTGCTTGCCGCGGTCGCCCAGACGTGGCGTGAGCGCCGCGCCGAGGTGGAGGACGCCTCCGATCGGATCGCCGGTGAGCTGCGCTCCATGGCGGGCGGCCTGCCCGGCGGCGGACCACCCGTGCAGGCAGAACTGTGCGACGCCGCCGTCGCCGCGGTGCTGCGCGACGAGGACACCGCCCGCGGCGGATTCGGGGATGCGCCCAAGTTCCCGCCCTCGGCGCTGCTGGAGGCGCTGCTGCGGCATCACGAGCGCACCGGTTCGGCCGAATCGCTCGCGGTGGCCGAGCGCACGGGGACGGCGATGGCCCGCGGCGGGATCTACGACCAGTTGGCGGGCGGCTTCGCGCGCTACAGCGTCGACGCCTCGTGGGTGGTGCCGCACTTCGAGAAGATGCTCTACGACAACGCGTTGCTGCTGCGTTTCTACGCGCACTGGGCGCGCCGCACCGGCAGCCCGCTCGCGCGCCGGGGGGCCGCCGAGACGGCCCGCTTCGTCATCGACGATCTGGGTGCGGACGCGATGTTCACCTCGTCGCTCGACGCGGACGCCGACGGCGTCGAGGGTCTCACCTACGCGTGGACGCCCGCCCAGCTTCGCGACGTGCTCGGCGATGACGACGGACGTTGGGCTG
Above is a window of Mycolicibacterium baixiangningiae DNA encoding:
- a CDS encoding thioredoxin domain-containing protein, which produces MSPAANELGGATSPYLRQHADNPVAWRQWTPEALAEAAERDVPILLSIGYAACHWCHVMAHESFEDDEVAAAANADFVCIKVDREERPDLDAVYMNATVALTGQGGWPMTCFLTPDGRPFFCGTYYPKPNFLQLLAAVAQTWRERRAEVEDASDRIAGELRSMAGGLPGGGPPVQAELCDAAVAAVLRDEDTARGGFGDAPKFPPSALLEALLRHHERTGSAESLAVAERTGTAMARGGIYDQLAGGFARYSVDASWVVPHFEKMLYDNALLLRFYAHWARRTGSPLARRGAAETARFVIDDLGADAMFTSSLDADADGVEGLTYAWTPAQLRDVLGDDDGRWAAQVFAVTDAGTFEHGASVLQLPVFPDDAERFDRVRTALRAARSIRPQPGRDDKVVTAWNGLAITALVEAAVALDQPELLGAATECARALVELHVVDGRLRRASLGGRVGESAAILEDHAALATGLLTLYQATGDAAWLDAGLDLVDIALEHFADPQRNGHWFDTADDAEALMLRPADPFDGATPSGASLTAEALQLAAHLAPAARAGRYASAADATLATAALILDRAPRSGGHWLAVAEAAVRGPIQIAVACDPAHSELLRAARQLAPGGAVVVGGPVDSSELLIDRDRVDGADAAYVCRGRVCDLPVTGVRELAGALGVAV